The Petropleomorpha daqingensis genome includes a window with the following:
- a CDS encoding zinc-dependent alcohol dehydrogenase family protein, with translation MRAWVVETPAPIDAGPLRRVERELPSPGPGQVRVRVLCCGVCRTDLHLAEGDLPPRRPRVTPGHEVVGVVDALGPAASRFAVGERIGVAWLGHTDGSCRYCRRGDENLCAAPLFTGWDVDGGYADACLVDEAFAYRLPESLADEAAAPLLCAGIIGYRALRAAAVPPGGRLGIYGFGGSAHLTAQVALAQGLRVHVLTRGEHNQALAKELGADSVGAATDPPPEPLDGAVLFAPAGELVPVALRALDRGGTLAVAGIWLSTIPALDYAAELFEERRLRSVTANTRRDGEEFLRLAERLGVRATTTAYPMADAPRALADLAHGRFGGAAVLVT, from the coding sequence GTGCGGGCCTGGGTGGTCGAGACGCCGGCGCCGATCGACGCCGGTCCGCTGCGGCGGGTCGAGCGCGAGCTGCCCTCACCCGGTCCGGGCCAGGTGCGGGTCCGGGTCCTGTGCTGCGGGGTCTGCCGCACCGATCTGCACCTGGCGGAGGGTGACCTGCCACCGCGCCGGCCGCGGGTCACGCCGGGGCACGAGGTGGTCGGCGTCGTGGACGCGCTCGGCCCGGCCGCGTCGCGGTTCGCGGTGGGGGAGCGGATCGGCGTCGCCTGGCTCGGGCACACCGACGGCAGCTGCCGCTACTGCCGCCGCGGCGACGAGAACCTGTGCGCCGCGCCGCTGTTCACCGGCTGGGACGTCGACGGTGGCTACGCCGACGCCTGCCTGGTCGACGAGGCGTTCGCCTACCGCTTGCCGGAGTCCCTGGCGGACGAGGCGGCGGCCCCGCTCCTCTGCGCCGGGATCATCGGCTACCGCGCCCTGCGGGCCGCCGCCGTCCCGCCGGGCGGGCGCCTCGGCATCTACGGCTTCGGCGGCAGCGCCCACCTGACCGCGCAGGTGGCCCTCGCGCAGGGTCTGCGGGTGCACGTCCTCACCCGGGGTGAGCACAACCAGGCGCTGGCGAAGGAACTCGGCGCCGACTCCGTGGGCGCAGCGACCGACCCACCGCCCGAGCCGCTGGACGGCGCCGTGCTGTTCGCGCCGGCCGGGGAGCTCGTGCCGGTGGCCCTGCGCGCGCTCGACCGGGGCGGCACGCTCGCCGTGGCCGGCATCTGGCTCTCGACGATCCCCGCGCTCGACTACGCCGCGGAGCTGTTCGAGGAGCGGCGGCTGCGCAGCGTCACCGCCAACACCCGGCGCGACGGCGAGGAGTTCCTCCGCCTCGCCGAGCGGCTGGGGGTCCGCGCCACCACCACCGCCTATCCGATGGCCGACGCGCCGCGCGCGCTGGCCGATCTC